The Synchiropus splendidus isolate RoL2022-P1 chromosome 8, RoL_Sspl_1.0, whole genome shotgun sequence genome has a window encoding:
- the atm gene encoding serine-protein kinase ATM isoform X4: MSLALHDLMVCCRGLENDKATERKKEAERFRRLLRSPEIVQELDRTSGPKSKASKQLTWDAVFRFLQRYIQKETENMQSGRATVAATTLATRQKKMAEMCSLVKYFIRYANKRGPRLKCSELLKHVMEVLQNSYTCSAYGEDYSSLLLKDILSLRKYWCDITPQQWNSLLDLYCSLFLSSSKCINRVLVSRVIHTVVKGCCMQTDGASTSLFRFFSKVLVNAKQEKHLSVVEHLVSALNIFLRSAAMDSRMKVCRLGEELLLSLLFVWADMRPSSSLKEEIIDFFKLQMCVHHPGGAKTQDTGAYAEDWAKWRTQLYSLYEALVREISDIGSRGKYVTGTRHIAVKENIIQVTADICHQLFSNQDETQFFEVTPTTPSSTQISSPSVGTACKRRRVELGWEVLLEHLQPQQSDFDIIPWLQVTAQLISKYPSMIPAQESVKLLSMLHQLLGEQRRGERGPYVMRCLIVVSRCQAASPEKTGLFKPELGRLWARVWTLALRGVSSPHTEALSLDLMASIARGGLITVDREFWKLFAGSACKPSQNAALCLAQALLKCPVPKSLEPSWSLVGSLEGLGSLNIKETLVAWLLMWDQNDEMEDSTKPHLVTCRDFTHNLAASILVSLTLKDTRAALQFLLGSEDINRCDHQESDAKDVLDEIENLYRHFSFDTLPSSINGSEDQVKNMSSNGQFAAAPGLREKLEQSLLCVADQLLNCYSPDSQSTPPDCLVRCVTLFTGVLAGYVSAGILTQEEACRSPLFNKAKSLAQELSGFVSNVKVKINEDSTMEALSSVMKKCTSAAARLDANQGNVALISSCLLMLILPSCFLTELAEITKLLVNSAKKVSLVDEEDLMEDDLETTRTQHGTDHDLFGDEEESHSSKAVMDEKKAPQAAASPGPGARSLLAGDHLAQQDRTLLSILEFLCTCGSVQAVHGQLFKPVEVRRRLLLLAEQVDLSKALHLNMYLVLLEKLPTEDSLTPEEFDMLLKPLADLCSLYRQDQEICAAVLLALLPAIRSLGRTHHPREDMRHVQGSLLQVLAGFCFLSQSGKCVASVRAALVRCLVGLQEADPCSQWASLDLRGSDSEESSPVSSILPSHLADASHQVRMLVAMSVERLFLDLRPAGAERKRMLPLRQQQAAFENIYLKAQEGMRRPRGGAVGEEQDEKLNRKATLLKSLSMVLRCSPVCEKQALFALLQSYKENDIEEHLIKKVLCSVSSTLGYRSVKLLLSSHLDYLVAEWLSQRQSDDRYTLGSFPISLLDHSTVRDYYNCCYQVLVPHLVFLDDFDQVKSIGRCLEKDWRELLADCFPKIMVNILPYFALPDQDADVARQRETAHRVYQLLKDADCLGKQQIDSLIRSHLPDIVVELLMTLYEGAAAAGDLKHFMGELDPAPNPPHFSSHVITATMEYLSKCHGANHRSLVAILSKTPISIQRILLAVCEKAAETTNSYERHRILMMYHLFVGLLLREVKDGLGGAWAFVLRDVIYTLIHQINSRLVQKDEVSIRSLSLCCSLLDLVCRAALQYCDDALDCHLQVIVGTLTAQVTSWPAASRQVLSLLHFLIIDNRDKLKEAISHLEAFPDLPEFQELRSVQHQLKYKHRAFTLREEISHFLSVKSCDSLPLTRLEGVKELSRKLHEHKDQIRELLKECHAESTDSVLVKLVLHLLRLCKLAVHHPGGADVLEAAGSCLGELGPVNFPTIALLHGRDPLYRDAASLFTSTELQRLYIILNCMNHALTDQRIEVRQAAAQCLKNILATQSGVDFWEQHKDSRDPMLAYLHLFRKANKKVATVGVERSSEAAEKLQNPDFWIPKVGGHRTWLGSLCTTLLDSGGVKCEALRLTRPLCLVSVDCCQRLLPLLVHSILLDDSDGTWRQLLSSHIQDFFSFCSRSARASSSAATPLSHHSGTSPGRRTLTVIPVAPCVSPTSGWSSTTWRWPKRRSPAPPTSPRCCTRSSTWIRSKQMWRPAAEGRPGRPEGSTLRRAARTSPSPA, encoded by the exons ATGAGTCTAGCTCTTCATGACCTGATGGTCTGCTGCAGGGGCCTGGAGAATGACAAGGCAACAGAGAGgaag AAAGAAGCAGAACGTTTTAGGCGACTTCTTCGCTCCCCAGAGATCGTGCAGGAGTTGGACAGGACTTCAGGACCGAAATCCAAAGCCTCCAAACAGCTGACATGGGATGCTGTATTCAG GTTTCTGCAGCGCTATATCCAGAAGGAGACGGAAAACATGCAGTCGGGGAGAGCCACTGTTGCAGCGACAACTCTGGCCACGCGGCAGAAGAAGATGGCTGAGATGTGCAGTTTGGTCAAGTACTTTATCCGCTATGCAAACAAAC GTGGACCTCGCCTGAAATGCAGCGAGCTGTTGAAGCATGTGATGGAGGTCCTGCAGAACTCTTACACTTGTTCGGCGTACGGGGAGGACTACAGCAGCCTGCTGCTCAAGGACATCCTGTCACTTCGAAAATACTGGTGTGACATCACTCCGCAGCAGTGGAACA GTCTTCTGGATCTGTACTGCAGCCTTTTCCTCTCTTCGTCCAAATGCATCAACCGTGTGTTGGTGAGCAGAGTCATCCACACTGTGGTGAAGGGCTGCTGCATGCAAACGGACGGAGCCAGCACCTCCTTATTTCGCTTCTTCTCTAAAGTGCTGGTCAACGCAAA GCAAGAAAAGCACCTGAGTGTCGTGGAGCATCTGGTCTCGgccctcaacatcttcctgagGTCAGCAGCCATGGACAGTCGGATGAAAGTGTGCAGACTTGGAGAGGAGCTTCTGCTTTCTCTCCTGTTCGTCTGGGCGGATATGAGGCCAAGCTCATCCCTCAAGGAGGAAATCATAGATTTCTTCAAGCTGCAAATGTGTGTTCACCACCCTGGAGGAGCCAAGACTCAGGACACTG GTGCTTACGCTGAGGACTGGGCCAAGTGGCGCACTCAGCTCTACAGTCTGTACGAAGCTTTAGTGCGAGAAATCAGTGACATCGGCAGCCGAGGAAAGTATGTGACGGGGACGCGGCACATTGCAGTCAAAGAAAACATCATCCAGGTTACAGCTGACATCTGTCACCAG CTGTTCAGTAACCAAGACGAGACCCAGTTCTTCGAAGTGACGCCAACAACTCCCAGTTCCACTCAGATTTCCAGTCCATCTGTCGGCACCGCGTGCAAAAGGCGCCGTGTGGAACTGGGTTGGGAGGTTCTGCTTGAGCACCTGCAGCCCCAGCAGAGTGACTTTGACATCATTCCATG GCTTCAGGTCACTGCTCAGCTCATCTCCAAGTATCCATCCATGATACCGGCCCAGGAGTCGGTCAAGCTGCTGTCCATGCTGCATCAGCTCCTGGGAGAGCAGCGCAGAGGAGAGAGGGGTCCCTACGTGATGCGCTGTCTGATCGTGGTGAGCCGATGTCAGGCTGCCTCTCCAGAAAAGACTGGGCTCTTCAAGCCGGAGCTGGGGCGACTCTGGGCTCGAGTGTGGACGCTGGCGCTGCGTGGCGTCAGCTCTCCTCACACCGAGGCCCTCAGTCTGGACCTGATGGCCTCTATTGCCCGAGGAGGGCTCATCACCGTGGACAGGGAGTTCTGGAAGCTCTTTGCTGGATCTGCATGTAAACCATCGCA GAATGCGGCTCTTTGTCTTGCCCAGGCCCTGCTCAAATGTCCAGTCCCCAAAAGCCTTGAGCCAAGCTGGAGCCTCGTGGGATCTCTGGAGGGATTGGGATCCCTGAACATCAAAGAGACTCTCGTGGCTTGGCTTCTGATGTGGGATCAGAACGATGAGATGGAGGACAGTACCAAACCCCACCTGGTGACTTGCAG AGATTTCACCCACAACCTGGCAGCAAGCATCCTGGTCTCGCTGACTCTCAAGGACACCAGAGCTGCACTGCAATTTCTGTTAGGCTCCGAAGACATTAATAG GTGTGATCATCAGGAATCTGATGCCAAAGACGTCCTCGACGAGATTGAGAATCTTTACAGGCATTTTAGCTTCGACACTTTGCCCTCCAGCATCAACGGCTCTGAGGACCAGGTGAAAAACATGTCCTCCAATGGACAATTTGCAGCCGCCCCCGGCCTCAGAGAAAAGTTGGAGCAGTCTCTTCTCTGTGTGGCCGACCAGCTGCTCAACTGTTACTCTCCAGAT TCTCAGTCCACTCCCCCGGACTGCCTGGTGCGCTGCGTCACCTTGTTCACTGGAGTTCTAGCAGGATACGTGTCCGCTGGAATTCTGACTCAGGAGGAGGCCTGTCGCTCTCCGCTCTTCAATAAAGCCAAG TCCCTGGCCCAGGAGTTGAGTGGATTTGTTTCCAATGTGAAAGTTAAAATCAACGAAGACTCAACTATGGAGGCGCTGAGCTCCGTTATGAAGAAATGTACCTCCGCGGCTGCAAGACTGGACGCTAACCAG GGTAACGTTGCCCTGATCTCCTCCTGTCTTCTGATGCTGATTCTgccctcctgcttcctcactgAGCTGGCTGAGATCACCAAGCTTCTG GTCAACAGTGCTAAGAAGGTGAGTCTTGTGGATGAAGAGGACCTCATGGAGGATGACTTGGAAACAACCAGGACCCAGCATGGTACAGACCATGACCTTtttggtgatgaggaggagtcTCACAGTAGCAAAGCAGtgatggatgagaaaaaagctCCTCAAGCTGCAGCGTCCCCTGGGCCAG GTGCCAGGAGTCTGTTGGCTGGCGACCACCTCGCCCAGCAGGACCGGACGCTCCTCTCCATTCTGGAGTTCCTGTGCACGTGTGGTTCCGTTCAGGCTGTTCATGGGCAGCTCTTCAAACCAGTGGAGGTGCGACGGAGACTTCTCCTGCTGGCGGAGCAGGTGGATCTGAGCAAGGCCCTGCACCTCAATATG TATCTGGTCCTGCTGGAGAAGCTTCCCACCGAAGACTCTCTGACTCCTGAGGAGTTTGACATGCTGCTAAAGCCTCTTGC GGACCTCTGCTCTCTGTACCGCCAAGACCAAGAGATCTGCGCTGCTGTCCTGCTGGCTTTGTTGCCTGCCATCAGAAGTCTGGGCAGAACCCACCACCCCAGGGAGGACATGAGACACGTGCAAGGGTCGCTGCTCCAAGTGCTGGCCGGATTCTG CTTCCTGAGCCAGTCGGGAAAATGTGTGGCTTCGGTGCGCGCTGCTTTAGTGCGATGTCTCGTCGGCCTACAGGAG GCGGACCCCTGCTCTCAGTGGGCATCGCTGGACCTGAGAGGCTCTGACTCTGAGGAGAGCAGTCCTGTGTCCAGCATCCTCCCCTCGCACCTGGCTGATGCCAGCCACCAGGTGCGCATGCTGGTGGCCATGTCGGTGGAGAG GCTGTTCCTGGACCTGAGGCCAGCCGGTGCCGAGCGCAAGAGGATGCTGCCGCTCAGACAGCAGCAAGCGGCCTTTGAGAACATCTACCTGAAGGCTCAGGAGGGAATGAGGCGGCCA AGGGGCGGCGCTGTTGGCGAGGAGCAGGATGAGAAGTTGAACCGCAAGGCCACGCTGCTGAAGAGCTTGTCCATGGTGCTGCGCTGCAGCCCCGTCTGTGAGAAGCAGGCGCTCTTCGCTCTGCTGCAGTCGTACAAGGAGAACGACATCGAGGAGCACCTCATCAAGAAG gtgctgtGCAGCGTCTCCAGCACGCTCGGTTACAGAAGCGTCAAATTGCTCCTCAGCTCTCATCTGGACTATCTGGTGGCAGAGTGGCTGTCGCAGAGGCAGTCGGACGACCGCTACACGCTGGGCTCCTTCCCCATCTCTCTCCTGGACCACAGCACTGTCAGAGACTACTACAA CTGCTGCTACCAAGTCCTGGTGCCCCACCTGGTCTTCCTGGATGACTTTGATCAGGTGAAGTCCATCGGGAGGTGTCTGGAGAAGGACTGGAGGGAGCTTTTGGCAGACTGCTTCCCCAAGATCATGGTCAACATCCTGCCCTACTTCGCCCTGCCTGACCAGGACGCCGATGTGGCTCGGCAGAGAGAGACGGCCCACCGCGTGTACCAGCTGCTCAAAGACGCCGACTGTCTGGGCAAACAG CAAATCGACAGCCTGATCCGCAGTCACCTGCCCGACATCgtggtggagctgctgatgaCTCTGTATGAAGGCGCTGCGGCTGCTGGAGACCTGAAACACTTCATGGG GGAGCTGGACCCCGCGCCGAACCCTCCACATTTCAGCtcccatgtgatcacagccacCATGGAGTACCTCAGCAAGTGCCACGGTGCCAACCACAGATCCCTGGTGGCCATATTGTCCAAAACTCCA ATCTCCATTCAGAGGATTTTGCTGGCCGTGTGTGAAAAGGCAGCCGAAACCACCAACAGCTACGAGCGCCACCGCATCCTCATGATGTACCACCTCTTTGTGGGGCTGCTGCTCCGAGAGGTGAAGGATGGTCTGGGAGGAGCCTGGGCCTTTGTTCTGAGGGACGTCATCTACACACTGATCCACCAGATCAACAGCAG GTTGGTTCAAAAGGACGAGGTGTCCATCAGGAGCCTGTCACTCTGCTGCAGCCTATTGGACTTGGTGTGTCGCGCGGCGCTGCAGTACTGCGATGACGCGCTAGACTGCCACCTACAGGTCATTGTCGGGACTCTGACTGCTCAGGTGACCAGCTGGCCGGCAGCCTCTCGGCAG GTTCTCAGTCTGCTGCACTTCCTCATCATTGACAATCGGGACAAACTGAAGGAAGCCATCTCTCACCTGGAGGCTTTTCCTGACCTTCCCGAGTTCCAGGAGCTGCGATCTGTCCAGCACCAGCTCAAGTACAAGCATCGAGCCTTCACTCTCAGAGAG GAGATCTCCCACTTCCTCTCAGTGAAGTCTTGCGACTCGCTGCCTTTGACGAGGCTGGAGGGAGTGAAGGAGCTGAGCAGGAAGCTGCATGAGCACAAGGATCAGATCAGAGAGCTGCTGAAGGAGTGTCACG ctgaatCCACTGACAGCGTCCTGGTCAAGCTGGTTCTCCACCTCCTGCGGCTCTGCAAACTGGCTGTCCACCACCCGGGTGGAGCAGACGTCCTCG AGGCAGCTGGCAGCTGTCTGGGAGAGCTGGGGCCGGTCAACTTCCCCACCATCGCCTTGCTGCATGGCAGGGACCCGCTGTACCGGGACGCTGCTTCCCTCTTCACCTCCACGGAGCTGCAGCGTCTCTACATCATCCTCAACTGCATGAACCACGCGCTGACCGACCAGCG GATTGAGGTGAGACAGGCAGCAGCGCAGTGTCTGAAGAACATTCTGGCCACGCAGTCGGGCGTGGACTTCTGGGAGCAGCACAAGGACAGCAGAGATCCCATGCTGGCCTATCTTCACCTCTTCAGAAAAGCCAACAAGAAG GTGGCGACTGTTGGTGTGGAGCGTAGTTCAGAAGCTGCAGAGAAGCTGCAGAATCCTGACTTCTGGATCCCTAAGGTGGGGGGTCACAGGACTTGGCTCGGCTCTCTGTGCACCACCCTGCTGGACAGTGGAGGGGTCAAGTGTGAGGCTTTACGACTCACCCGACCTTTGTGTCTG GTGAGTGTGGACTGCTGCCAgaggctgctgccgctgctggtcCACTCCATCCTGCTGGACGACTCGGATGGAACCTGGAGGCAGCTTCTCTCCTCTCACATCCAGGActtcttcagcttctgctcCCGCAGTGCCCGGGCCTCCAGCAGCGCCGCCACCCCCCTCAGTCACCACTCAG GCACCAGCCCAGGGCGTCGCACACTGACGG TGATTCCTGTGGCACCGTGTGTGAGTCCAACTTCTGGCTGGAGCTCAACTACCTGGAGGTGGCCAAAGCGGCGCAGTCCTGCTCCGCCCACTTCACCGCGCTGCTGTACGCGGAGCTCTACGTGGATAAGATCAAAGCAAATGTGGAGGCCAGCAGCAG AGGGAAGGCCAGGACGTCCCGAAGGATCAACTTTGAGGAGAGCAGCCAGAACTTCACCATCTCCAGCCTGA